In one window of Nodosilinea sp. PGN35 DNA:
- the kaiC gene encoding circadian clock protein KaiC gives MTDSDQIDLQPSSSPVGVRKIRTLIEGFDDISHGGMPAGRSTLVSGTSGTGKTLFAVQFIYNGITEFDEPGVFVTFEESPEDIIQNAYSFGWDLQRLVDDGKLFILDASPDPEGQDVVGNFDLSALIERIQYAIRKYKARRVSIDSVTAVFQQYDAASVVRREIFRLVARLKLMGVTTVMTTERLDEYGPVARFGVEEFVSDNVVIVRNALEGERRRRTIEILKLRGTTHMKGEYPFTITNGGINIFPLGAMQLTQRSSNARVSSGVPTLDEMCGGGFFKDSIILATGATGTGKTLLVSKFLVDGCKNGERAILFAYEESRAQLSRNAYSWGVDFEAMEEQGLLKIICAYPESAGLEDHLQIIKTEISQFKPSRVAIDSLSALDRGVSNNSFRQFVIGVTGFAKQEEITGFFTNTTEQFMGLHSITESHISTITDTILMLQYVEVRGELSRAINVFKMRGSWHDKGIREYTINSQGPDIKDSFRNLERIISGSPTRISVDEKSELSRIIQGVQGDAEL, from the coding sequence ATGACAGATTCTGACCAAATTGATTTGCAGCCCTCGTCCTCCCCGGTCGGCGTGCGCAAGATTCGCACCCTGATCGAAGGCTTTGATGACATCAGCCACGGGGGCATGCCGGCGGGGCGCTCCACCCTGGTAAGCGGGACCTCGGGTACCGGTAAGACCCTGTTTGCGGTGCAGTTCATCTACAACGGCATCACCGAGTTTGACGAGCCGGGGGTGTTTGTCACCTTTGAAGAATCCCCCGAAGACATCATTCAGAACGCCTACAGCTTTGGCTGGGACTTGCAGCGCCTGGTGGACGACGGCAAGCTGTTTATTCTCGACGCCTCCCCCGACCCCGAGGGTCAAGATGTGGTGGGCAACTTTGACCTGTCGGCCCTGATCGAGCGCATCCAGTACGCCATTCGCAAGTACAAGGCGCGGCGAGTCTCCATCGACTCGGTGACGGCGGTGTTTCAGCAGTACGACGCTGCCTCAGTGGTACGCCGCGAGATCTTTCGCCTGGTGGCCCGCCTCAAGCTGATGGGCGTGACCACGGTGATGACCACCGAGCGCCTCGATGAGTACGGCCCGGTGGCCCGCTTTGGCGTCGAGGAGTTTGTCTCCGACAACGTGGTGATCGTGCGCAACGCCCTGGAGGGGGAGCGTCGCCGCCGCACCATCGAAATTCTCAAGCTGCGGGGCACTACCCACATGAAGGGGGAGTACCCGTTCACCATCACCAACGGCGGCATCAATATCTTCCCCCTGGGAGCGATGCAGCTCACCCAGCGCTCCTCCAACGCGCGGGTGTCGTCGGGGGTGCCGACGCTAGACGAAATGTGCGGCGGCGGCTTCTTCAAAGACTCGATTATTCTCGCCACCGGGGCCACGGGCACGGGCAAAACTCTACTGGTCAGCAAGTTTTTGGTGGATGGCTGCAAAAACGGCGAGCGGGCGATTTTGTTTGCCTACGAAGAGTCCCGCGCCCAGCTCTCCCGCAACGCCTACTCCTGGGGGGTAGACTTCGAGGCGATGGAGGAGCAGGGACTGCTGAAGATCATCTGCGCCTACCCCGAGTCGGCGGGCCTGGAGGATCACCTGCAAATTATCAAGACCGAGATCTCGCAGTTCAAGCCCTCGCGGGTGGCGATCGACTCGCTCTCAGCCCTCGATCGCGGCGTCAGCAACAACTCCTTCCGGCAGTTTGTAATTGGCGTGACGGGCTTTGCCAAGCAGGAGGAGATCACGGGCTTTTTCACCAACACCACCGAGCAGTTCATGGGGCTGCACTCGATCACCGAGTCCCACATTTCCACCATCACCGACACGATTTTGATGCTGCAATACGTGGAGGTGCGCGGCGAACTGTCGCGGGCGATCAACGTGTTTAAAATGCGCGGTTCCTGGCACGACAAGGGTATTCGCGAGTACACCATCAACAGCCAGGGGCCGGATATCAAAGACTCCTTCCGTAACCTGGAGCGGATTATCAGCGGCTCGCCCACCCGCATTTCGGTGGACGAGAAGAGCGAGCTGTCGCGGATCATTCAGGGGGTGCAAGGGGATGCGGAGCTGTAA
- the trpA gene encoding tryptophan synthase subunit alpha, which translates to MALVFDRFRDLQARGECALIPFITAGDPNLATTAAALRALDDNGADFIELGVPYSDPLADGPVIQAAATRALGQGVTLDAVLGMVNALQPPLHAPLILFTYYNPILNRGLEPFMADLAAAGVAGLVVPDLPLEEVDALLAAAAAAHIDVTLLVAPTSPPDRIAAIAAQAQGFVYLVSVTGVTGVRSELQSRVKDLIASLKQSTDKPVGVGFGVADPDQARQLKAWGADGVIVGSAFVKRLAAEPPETALHTIAEFCKSLKAALA; encoded by the coding sequence ATGGCCCTTGTTTTCGATCGCTTCCGTGACCTGCAAGCGCGGGGCGAATGCGCCCTAATTCCCTTCATCACCGCTGGCGATCCTAACCTGGCGACCACCGCCGCCGCCCTGCGGGCGCTCGATGACAACGGAGCCGACTTCATTGAGCTGGGGGTGCCCTACTCCGACCCCCTGGCCGATGGGCCAGTAATTCAGGCGGCGGCCACCCGTGCCCTGGGCCAGGGGGTCACCCTCGACGCCGTTCTGGGTATGGTCAACGCGCTTCAGCCGCCGCTGCACGCCCCGCTGATTTTGTTTACCTACTACAACCCCATTCTCAACCGGGGCCTCGAGCCGTTTATGGCCGACCTGGCGGCGGCGGGGGTGGCGGGCCTGGTGGTGCCCGACCTGCCCCTCGAAGAAGTGGATGCCCTGCTGGCGGCGGCGGCGGCGGCCCATATCGATGTCACCCTGCTGGTGGCTCCGACCTCGCCACCCGATCGCATTGCGGCGATCGCCGCCCAGGCCCAGGGGTTTGTGTACCTGGTCAGCGTCACCGGGGTGACGGGGGTTCGCAGCGAGCTGCAAAGCCGTGTCAAGGATCTAATTGCCAGTCTAAAGCAGTCCACCGACAAACCCGTGGGGGTGGGTTTTGGCGTCGCTGACCCCGACCAGGCCCGGCAGCTTAAGGCCTGGGGGGCCGACGGCGTGATTGTGGGCAGCGCCTTTGTCAAACGGCTGGCCGCTGAACCTCCCGAGACCGCCCTGCACACCATTGCCGAGTTTTGCAAAAGCCTCAAAGCCGCTCTTGCCTAA
- a CDS encoding circadian clock protein KaiA: MVAPLQICVLTHGDQVKQDPEFNLDSSRYVVHQTAVLGDALDWLQSRSDLPDCLVVSDQVWHQALRPALLQLSLILPVVVLIDPEPADPDQSAAPAVPINSTEAYPGAVVHRAEDALPQLERVIQNAIEEFLRLPHRDGAASAAAVEQPGRLSESLSAQQHRLTEKLKARLGYLGVYYKRNPNSFLRNMSPDDRTAFLDQLKADYRIIVLGYFAKDTKINLNQLIDDFVDQAFMADISVAQIVEIHMQLMDNFSKQLKLEGRSEEILLDYRLTLIDVIAHLCEMYRRSIPRQA; the protein is encoded by the coding sequence TTGGTTGCTCCCCTTCAGATTTGTGTCCTGACCCACGGTGATCAGGTTAAGCAGGATCCTGAGTTCAATCTGGATTCCAGCCGTTACGTGGTGCACCAAACGGCGGTGCTAGGAGACGCCCTAGATTGGTTACAGAGCCGCTCCGACCTGCCCGACTGCCTGGTGGTCAGCGACCAGGTTTGGCACCAGGCCCTGCGTCCAGCCCTGCTCCAGCTCAGCCTGATACTGCCGGTGGTGGTGCTCATCGACCCGGAGCCCGCCGACCCTGACCAGTCCGCTGCCCCCGCTGTCCCCATCAACAGTACCGAGGCCTACCCTGGAGCCGTGGTACACCGGGCCGAGGATGCCCTGCCTCAGCTAGAGCGGGTGATTCAGAACGCCATTGAAGAATTTTTGCGGCTGCCCCATCGCGACGGGGCCGCGTCCGCCGCCGCCGTCGAACAGCCCGGTCGGCTGTCTGAGAGCCTCAGCGCTCAGCAACACCGCCTGACCGAAAAGCTCAAAGCTCGCTTGGGATACCTGGGAGTCTATTACAAACGCAACCCAAACTCGTTTTTGCGCAACATGAGCCCCGACGATCGCACCGCTTTTCTCGATCAGCTCAAGGCCGACTACCGCATCATTGTTTTGGGCTACTTCGCTAAAGACACTAAAATCAACCTCAATCAGCTGATCGATGACTTTGTCGATCAGGCGTTTATGGCCGATATCTCCGTCGCCCAGATCGTCGAAATTCACATGCAACTGATGGATAACTTCTCCAAACAGCTCAAGCTGGAGGGGCGCAGCGAAGAGATCCTGCTCGACTACCGTCTCACTCTGATCGACGTCATTGCCCACCTGTGCGAAATGTACCGGCGATCGATTCCCCGCCAGGCCTAG
- a CDS encoding DUF3007 family protein — MRRIDVIAIGIGIFLAGGGLFLAFRLLGLDGIDAGIWSQAVMVGGVVAWLASYLLRVVTRNMTLNQQMEDYESAVLQRRLDELTPEQLAALEDKLGEQTGD; from the coding sequence ATGCGACGCATCGACGTAATTGCCATTGGCATCGGCATCTTTTTGGCCGGTGGCGGTCTGTTCCTGGCCTTTCGACTGCTGGGCCTAGACGGCATTGACGCAGGCATTTGGAGTCAGGCGGTGATGGTGGGGGGCGTAGTGGCCTGGTTGGCCAGCTACCTGCTGCGGGTAGTCACCCGCAATATGACCCTCAACCAGCAGATGGAAGACTACGAATCGGCGGTGCTACAGCGCCGCCTCGACGAGCTTACCCCCGAGCAACTGGCCGCCCTCGAAGACAAACTCGGTGAGCAGACCGGCGACTAG
- a CDS encoding EAL domain-containing protein has product MPDPETYRVNSVVASPLARSDSARTTGLYWLTLALLSHPGESRQTTALELLLSATIPQRLIDVLPGIVFQADGDADWSMRYLSAGCQPLTGYRPEELLSPDYPVSYNSITHPQDLPRVLASIQQAVDLRQSYEVEYRLQPRSGAQKWVWEKGSPILDSLGLVVGIEGFITDITPLKRSEAALRQVEQTLKAGEDLLELVLNSIPQPLFWKDSQGRYLGCNQAFATAMGLSAPADIVGGTDSDLPYVNSEEAAYRAARDRLVMAQNSADLQAIEPQTYPDGHQGWVDCSRLPMHDAEGTVVGVLCTFEDVTAQIASQQALQRRQQTLAALAEIQRRLLAWQWDWQEPAMMAIFAALGELSGASRVYYYELQGGQGEPLSLRQRVEWSAPGIVPTVGNPQFQTLPLEPLFTDWYTQLRQQRPINQLAADFSDLQRQVLSAPPSSVKSILLLPLTLQNRLQGVMGFSNCIAPRPWAEADIDLLQVVTADIALALERRQTELSLKQAELKYRSIFENAVEGMFQSTREGQYLTVNPMLARLYGYESPQDLMQTLTDINQQLYVQPGRRQEFTDLIQADGAVLGFESEVYRKDGAIIWISESARAIYDDRNALIGYEGTVEDITDRKRGEAAILRRDRLLQGVAEASQCLLTSTDMNQAIPQVLARLGEAATADRAYVYTHHPQSVTGEPAMTLRYEWTTPTTAPGIDQPYWQDQSYRALGLERWLTLLQQGQSICALTRHMPAAEQAVLLRDNILSILMVPIFIDAELWGYIGFDACQQEWEWSASDESILVAVAASLGGALKRQQTEAQMCYQVYHDALTGLPNRAFFDQHLPQAIARTSQSEHMLAVIFLDLDHFKTINDTLSHAVGDLLLQQVTQRISAALRAEDIVARWGGDEFTLILPNLATASDAAKVARRIADQLTPAFLLQNHELHVTASIGIALFPQDGQDMTTLLQNADAAMYRAKQQGRNNYQFYTQSLSTEAAQRLKLESYLHHALGRDEFVLYYQPQVNVATGKVVQMEALLRWQHPTLGLVAPCQFIPLAEENGLIVPIGEWVMRTACTQVMAWHRLGLPLVNLAVNLSARQLQHPNLVNVVVAVLQETGLPPSYLELEITETAAMADMAASIERLQALRQLGVKISMDDFGTGYSCLSHLKQFPLDGIKIDRAFVKDLPHSPVDQAMVNAIIAMAQGLSLHLVAEGVETAEQILCLYKLGCTEMQGYLFGYPQPAAAAAPYLSPGHGRKWRLD; this is encoded by the coding sequence ATGCCCGACCCCGAGACCTATCGCGTTAACTCCGTGGTCGCTTCCCCCCTGGCCCGCTCCGATTCTGCCCGCACCACCGGCCTCTACTGGCTTACCCTGGCGCTGCTCAGCCACCCTGGAGAAAGCCGTCAGACCACTGCCCTAGAGCTGCTGCTGAGCGCTACCATCCCCCAGCGGCTGATCGATGTGCTGCCCGGTATTGTGTTTCAGGCCGATGGCGACGCCGACTGGTCGATGCGCTACCTGAGCGCTGGCTGCCAGCCCCTCACCGGCTATCGGCCTGAGGAACTGCTCAGCCCTGACTACCCGGTGTCGTACAACAGCATTACCCACCCCCAGGATCTGCCTCGGGTGCTGGCCAGCATTCAGCAGGCCGTCGATCTGCGCCAGTCCTACGAGGTGGAATATCGCCTTCAACCCCGCAGCGGGGCGCAAAAATGGGTGTGGGAAAAAGGCTCACCCATTTTGGACAGCCTGGGCCTGGTGGTCGGTATTGAGGGATTCATTACCGACATCACCCCGCTAAAGCGGTCAGAGGCTGCCCTGCGCCAGGTGGAGCAGACCCTCAAGGCCGGCGAGGATCTGCTGGAGCTGGTGCTGAACAGCATTCCCCAACCCCTATTTTGGAAAGATAGCCAGGGCCGCTACCTGGGCTGCAATCAGGCCTTTGCGACGGCCATGGGGTTGTCTGCCCCGGCGGATATTGTCGGCGGCACCGACAGCGATCTGCCCTACGTCAACAGCGAAGAGGCCGCCTACCGGGCCGCCCGCGATCGCCTGGTGATGGCCCAAAACAGCGCCGATCTCCAGGCCATTGAGCCCCAAACCTACCCCGATGGCCACCAGGGCTGGGTGGACTGTAGCCGCCTGCCCATGCACGACGCCGAGGGCACCGTGGTGGGGGTGCTCTGCACCTTCGAGGATGTGACGGCGCAGATCGCCTCCCAGCAAGCGCTCCAGCGGCGACAGCAGACCCTGGCCGCCCTGGCAGAGATTCAGCGGCGGCTGCTGGCCTGGCAGTGGGACTGGCAAGAGCCCGCCATGATGGCGATCTTTGCGGCCCTGGGCGAACTCTCTGGGGCCAGTCGGGTCTACTACTACGAGCTGCAAGGGGGCCAGGGCGAACCGCTTTCCCTGCGCCAGCGGGTGGAGTGGTCGGCTCCGGGTATTGTCCCCACGGTTGGCAATCCCCAGTTTCAGACCTTGCCCTTGGAGCCGCTGTTCACCGATTGGTATACCCAGCTGCGGCAGCAGCGGCCCATCAACCAGCTGGCCGCCGATTTTTCTGACCTCCAGCGGCAGGTGCTGTCGGCACCTCCCAGCAGCGTGAAGTCGATTCTGCTGCTGCCTTTGACCCTGCAAAACCGGCTCCAGGGGGTGATGGGGTTTAGCAACTGCATTGCCCCTCGCCCCTGGGCTGAGGCCGACATTGACCTGCTGCAGGTGGTGACCGCCGACATTGCCCTGGCCCTGGAGCGTCGCCAAACCGAGCTGTCCCTCAAGCAGGCGGAGCTTAAGTACCGCAGCATATTTGAGAATGCCGTTGAAGGTATGTTCCAGAGCACCCGCGAGGGGCAGTACCTGACGGTCAACCCCATGCTGGCCCGCCTCTACGGCTATGAGTCGCCCCAGGATTTGATGCAGACCCTGACCGACATTAACCAGCAGCTCTACGTCCAGCCGGGCCGCCGCCAGGAGTTTACCGACCTGATTCAGGCCGATGGAGCGGTGCTGGGGTTTGAGTCAGAGGTGTACCGCAAAGATGGGGCGATCATCTGGATTTCGGAGTCGGCACGGGCCATCTACGACGATCGCAACGCGCTCATCGGCTACGAGGGCACCGTCGAAGATATCACCGATCGCAAGCGGGGGGAGGCGGCGATTCTGCGGCGCGATCGCCTGCTGCAAGGGGTAGCCGAGGCCAGCCAGTGTCTGCTCACCAGCACCGATATGAACCAGGCCATTCCCCAGGTGCTGGCCCGCCTGGGGGAAGCGGCTACCGCCGATCGCGCCTACGTCTACACCCACCATCCCCAGTCGGTCACCGGGGAACCGGCCATGACCCTGCGCTACGAGTGGACCACCCCCACCACCGCCCCCGGCATTGACCAGCCCTACTGGCAGGATCAGAGCTACCGGGCCCTGGGGCTGGAGCGCTGGCTGACCCTATTGCAGCAGGGCCAGTCGATCTGCGCCCTGACCCGCCACATGCCCGCCGCCGAGCAGGCGGTACTGCTGCGGGACAACATTCTGTCGATTTTGATGGTGCCCATTTTTATCGATGCCGAACTGTGGGGCTACATCGGCTTCGACGCCTGCCAGCAGGAGTGGGAGTGGAGCGCCAGCGACGAGTCAATTTTGGTGGCGGTGGCGGCCAGCCTGGGGGGGGCCCTCAAGCGCCAGCAGACCGAGGCGCAGATGTGCTACCAGGTATATCACGACGCCCTCACCGGGCTGCCCAACCGGGCCTTTTTTGACCAGCACCTGCCCCAGGCGATCGCCCGCACCAGCCAGAGCGAACACATGCTGGCGGTAATTTTTCTAGACCTCGATCACTTCAAAACCATCAACGACACCCTCAGCCACGCCGTAGGCGATCTGCTGTTGCAGCAGGTGACCCAGCGCATCAGCGCCGCCCTGCGAGCCGAAGACATTGTCGCCCGCTGGGGGGGAGACGAATTCACCCTGATTTTGCCCAATCTGGCCACCGCCAGCGATGCCGCCAAGGTGGCCCGGCGCATCGCCGACCAGCTCACGCCAGCCTTCCTGCTGCAAAACCACGAGCTGCACGTCACCGCCAGCATTGGCATCGCCCTGTTTCCCCAGGATGGCCAGGACATGACCACCCTGCTGCAAAACGCCGATGCCGCCATGTACCGGGCCAAGCAGCAGGGCCGCAACAACTACCAGTTCTATACCCAGAGCCTGAGCACCGAGGCCGCCCAGCGCCTCAAGCTGGAGTCTTACCTGCACCACGCCCTGGGCCGCGACGAATTTGTGCTCTACTACCAACCCCAGGTCAATGTCGCCACCGGCAAAGTGGTGCAGATGGAGGCGCTGCTGCGCTGGCAGCACCCCACCCTGGGGCTGGTGGCACCCTGTCAGTTTATTCCCCTGGCCGAGGAAAACGGGCTGATCGTACCCATTGGCGAGTGGGTCATGCGCACCGCCTGCACCCAGGTGATGGCCTGGCACCGGCTGGGGCTGCCCCTGGTCAATCTGGCGGTCAACCTGTCGGCACGGCAGCTCCAGCACCCCAATTTAGTCAATGTCGTCGTCGCCGTACTCCAAGAGACCGGGCTGCCCCCCTCCTACCTGGAGCTTGAAATCACCGAAACCGCCGCCATGGCCGATATGGCGGCCTCCATTGAGCGGCTACAGGCGCTGCGTCAGCTCGGCGTCAAAATTTCGATGGACGACTTTGGCACCGGCTACTCCTGCCTCAGTCATCTAAAGCAGTTTCCCCTCGACGGCATCAAAATCGATCGCGCCTTTGTCAAAGACCTGCCCCACAGCCCCGTCGATCAGGCCATGGTCAACGCCATTATCGCTATGGCCCAGGGGCTATCGCTGCACCTGGTGGCCGAAGGGGTAGAGACCGCTGAGCAAATTCTGTGTCTCTACAAACTGGGCTGCACCGAAATGCAGGGCTACCTGTTTGGCTACCCCCAGCCAGCGGCGGCAGCGGCCCCCTACCTAAGCCCTGGACACGGTCGCAAGTGGCGGCTGGATTAA
- the guaD gene encoding guanine deaminase, which produces MGQTPTASASAGGTVALRGALLDCIADPFYEPAAQAVRYIPDGVLVVRDGYVAALGPYEELAASLGELTVADYSGHLITPGFIDTHIHYPQTGMMAAYGEQLLEWLNRYTFPTERKFADPAYARSVADLFLDELLKNGTTTALVFAAVFPESVDAFFEAAEARHLRMISGKVMMDRNAPDYLCDTAQSSYDESKALIEKWHGRGRLLYAVTPRFAGTSSEAQLKQAAKLLDEFPDVYLHTHLSENVNEVAWIQEMFPQYQGYLDIYDQTGLVRGRSLFAHGVQLTDDEFRRLSEAKAAISFCPTSNLFLGSGLFRLEQAKNPAHPVKVGLGTDVGAGTSFSLLQTTNEAYKVAQLRGQKLSAFKALFLATLGGATALCLEDKLGSFEPGKEADVVVLDPKATPLLALRNQGGIPETLEALEDLLFSLVIMGGDRAVAATYIMGERAYSSASPCTP; this is translated from the coding sequence ATGGGGCAAACACCGACCGCATCCGCCTCCGCCGGGGGCACCGTGGCCCTTCGCGGGGCGCTATTAGACTGCATAGCCGATCCATTCTACGAACCCGCAGCCCAGGCTGTGCGGTACATTCCCGATGGGGTGCTGGTGGTGCGCGATGGCTATGTGGCGGCCCTCGGCCCCTACGAGGAGCTGGCTGCCTCCCTGGGGGAGCTAACCGTTGCCGACTACAGCGGCCACCTCATTACCCCTGGGTTTATTGACACCCACATTCACTACCCCCAGACGGGCATGATGGCCGCCTACGGCGAGCAGCTGCTGGAATGGCTCAACCGCTACACCTTTCCCACCGAGCGCAAGTTTGCCGACCCGGCCTATGCCCGCTCCGTGGCCGACCTGTTTCTCGATGAGCTGCTAAAAAACGGCACCACTACGGCCCTGGTGTTTGCAGCGGTGTTTCCTGAATCGGTGGACGCCTTTTTTGAGGCCGCCGAGGCCCGCCACCTGCGGATGATCAGCGGCAAGGTGATGATGGATCGCAACGCCCCCGACTATCTCTGCGATACGGCCCAGTCGTCCTACGACGAGTCGAAGGCGCTGATTGAGAAGTGGCACGGGCGCGGGCGGCTGCTCTACGCCGTCACCCCTCGGTTTGCGGGCACCTCTAGCGAGGCGCAGCTCAAGCAGGCAGCTAAATTGCTGGATGAGTTTCCCGATGTCTACTTACACACCCACCTATCGGAAAACGTTAACGAGGTGGCTTGGATACAGGAAATGTTTCCTCAGTACCAGGGGTATTTAGACATCTATGACCAAACTGGGCTGGTGCGGGGGCGATCGCTGTTTGCCCACGGCGTGCAGCTCACTGACGACGAATTCCGGCGGCTCTCGGAGGCCAAGGCGGCAATCTCCTTCTGCCCCACGTCTAATCTGTTTCTCGGCAGCGGCCTGTTTCGCCTTGAGCAGGCCAAAAACCCCGCGCACCCGGTGAAGGTGGGACTGGGCACCGACGTGGGGGCAGGCACCAGCTTTTCGCTGCTGCAAACCACTAACGAGGCCTACAAGGTGGCCCAGCTGCGGGGCCAAAAGCTCTCGGCCTTTAAGGCCCTCTTCCTCGCCACCCTGGGCGGAGCCACAGCGCTGTGCCTGGAGGACAAGCTGGGCAGCTTTGAGCCCGGCAAGGAGGCCGACGTTGTGGTGCTCGACCCCAAAGCTACGCCGCTGCTGGCCCTGCGCAATCAGGGGGGAATCCCTGAGACCCTGGAGGCCCTGGAGGATCTGCTGTTTTCGCTGGTGATCATGGGGGGCGATCGCGCCGTAGCCGCCACCTATATCATGGGAGAGCGGGCTTACAGCTCCGCATCCCCTTGCACCCCCTGA
- the kaiB gene encoding circadian clock protein KaiB, whose protein sequence is MSSIKKTYILKLYVAGNTPNSIRALKTLNNILEEEFQGVYALKVIDVLKNPQLAEEDKILATPTLAKILPPPVRKIIGDLSDRERVLIGLDLLYDELREDDIYG, encoded by the coding sequence ATGAGCTCTATCAAAAAGACCTACATTCTGAAGCTTTACGTCGCGGGCAACACCCCCAACTCCATTCGAGCCCTCAAGACCCTCAACAACATTCTCGAAGAAGAATTTCAGGGGGTCTACGCCCTCAAGGTGATCGACGTGCTGAAAAATCCGCAGCTGGCGGAGGAGGACAAAATCCTGGCGACCCCCACCCTGGCCAAAATTTTGCCGCCCCCGGTGCGCAAAATTATCGGCGATCTGTCTGACCGCGAGCGTGTGCTGATTGGCCTCGACCTACTCTACGACGAGCTGCGCGAAGACGACATCTACGGCTAA
- a CDS encoding sensor histidine kinase KdpD, which yields MALPPLDHVLSPVPAYGLEVSLETIALFLGQMGRGLPSHIVVVDEQQRPLGAIAVGRLWAISQGVLPLGTTAPLLLADCQAWLETVVPLVVPTGTPEGPDGMVDGMPIGAASPKENRPTLAQIEALAQGPNPLVGVSADGRYRGLIDPAKLLGWLAQGRAQPSHTVAGGQRAWVLELSHALKTPMTTLLGLSTLLLDSRVGSLSDRQFRYVSLMRQAIRKLTGLINLLLDWMRLESGQLSLGLERVYLKPLAEDLLPGFFHAQAEGTPTAWASDFAICVAIADRWVKADPLRLHQSLYYGLSYLMAHGATPAGLVIEPWGPWLALTLWSPIGIVNPGPPLGAAVSPGPKLQLDPQSLEGLGLELARRLSQLQGGELSGFSVPTWGSRITLLLPQVAPAHQPATWLVLLASTNQVVIDQVYGSLRGSPYRLAVAPCCRTLAAMQTRLAPPCTLLHWEGLADAPAGELEQLALVESLAMAGPVVLSPSDTATEGMAKLQTLAVDALAQRLRPTLDHICQAASGPPSFPHGVTLLLLRPTAGGSGALPPVVRAWLQRHHCRLLQVDDLPQADLLSRVWQPEAVILDGEVPVSAAYLQALARHPDLARRPLIAPVPPTETTAAALGLSLVPCPEVLTQPPAQAAVSLMRAIALHRTAREG from the coding sequence ATGGCGCTGCCGCCCCTCGATCACGTTTTAAGCCCAGTTCCGGCCTACGGTCTAGAGGTCTCTTTAGAAACCATCGCCCTCTTTCTGGGGCAAATGGGGCGGGGTCTGCCCAGCCACATTGTGGTGGTGGATGAGCAGCAGCGGCCTCTGGGGGCGATCGCCGTGGGGCGGCTGTGGGCTATCAGCCAGGGAGTGCTGCCCCTGGGGACAACGGCCCCCCTGCTGTTGGCCGACTGCCAGGCCTGGCTCGAGACCGTAGTACCCCTGGTGGTGCCCACCGGAACGCCCGAGGGGCCGGACGGGATGGTGGACGGGATGCCCATTGGCGCAGCCTCTCCCAAGGAGAATCGCCCCACCCTGGCCCAGATCGAGGCCCTGGCCCAGGGGCCAAACCCCCTGGTCGGCGTCAGCGCCGATGGCCGCTACCGGGGGCTGATTGACCCGGCAAAGCTGCTGGGCTGGCTGGCCCAGGGCAGGGCGCAGCCGTCGCACACCGTCGCCGGGGGGCAGCGGGCCTGGGTACTCGAGCTGAGCCATGCCCTCAAGACCCCCATGACCACCCTGCTGGGGCTATCGACGCTGCTGCTTGACAGTCGGGTGGGGTCGCTCAGCGATCGCCAGTTTCGCTACGTCAGCCTGATGCGGCAGGCAATCCGCAAGCTGACCGGCCTGATCAACCTGCTGCTCGACTGGATGCGGCTTGAGTCGGGCCAGCTCAGCCTGGGCTTAGAGCGGGTCTACCTCAAGCCCCTAGCCGAGGATCTGCTGCCGGGTTTTTTCCACGCCCAGGCCGAGGGCACACCGACGGCCTGGGCCAGCGATTTTGCGATCTGCGTGGCGATCGCAGACCGCTGGGTAAAGGCCGACCCCCTGCGCCTGCACCAGAGTCTTTACTACGGCCTCAGCTACCTGATGGCCCACGGGGCCACTCCAGCGGGCCTGGTAATTGAGCCCTGGGGCCCGTGGCTGGCCCTTACCCTCTGGAGCCCAATCGGCATTGTCAACCCCGGCCCGCCCCTGGGGGCAGCGGTGTCCCCAGGCCCCAAACTGCAGCTCGATCCACAGTCCTTAGAGGGGTTGGGGCTGGAGCTGGCCCGCCGCCTCAGCCAGCTCCAGGGGGGAGAACTCAGCGGTTTCAGCGTCCCCACCTGGGGCAGTCGCATCACGCTGCTGCTGCCCCAGGTGGCCCCGGCCCACCAGCCCGCCACCTGGCTGGTGCTGCTGGCCAGCACCAACCAGGTGGTCATTGACCAGGTGTACGGCAGCCTGCGGGGCAGTCCCTACCGCCTGGCCGTGGCCCCCTGCTGTCGCACCCTGGCGGCTATGCAGACGCGCCTAGCGCCCCCCTGCACGCTGCTTCACTGGGAGGGGCTGGCCGATGCCCCAGCGGGAGAGCTGGAGCAGCTGGCTCTGGTTGAGAGCCTGGCTATGGCTGGGCCAGTGGTGCTGAGCCCCTCAGATACCGCCACCGAGGGGATGGCCAAACTCCAAACCCTGGCTGTTGACGCCCTGGCCCAGCGGCTGCGCCCCACCCTGGATCACATTTGCCAGGCGGCCTCTGGGCCACCGTCTTTTCCCCACGGGGTCACCCTGCTGCTGCTGCGTCCGACGGCGGGGGGCTCCGGTGCGCTTCCCCCCGTGGTGCGCGCCTGGTTGCAGCGCCACCACTGCCGCCTGTTGCAGGTGGACGATCTACCGCAGGCCGACCTACTCAGCCGAGTCTGGCAGCCGGAGGCGGTCATTTTGGACGGGGAAGTGCCAGTCTCCGCCGCCTACCTCCAGGCCCTGGCCCGCCACCCAGACCTGGCCCGTCGGCCCCTGATCGCCCCGGTCCCCCCAACCGAGACGACGGCGGCAGCCCTGGGGCTCTCCCTGGTGCCCTGCCCGGAGGTGCTCACTCAGCCCCCCGCCCAGGCGGCGGTGAGTTTGATGCGGGCGATCGCCCTGCACCGCACCGCTCGCGAGGGTTAG